Proteins from one Penicillium digitatum chromosome 2, complete sequence genomic window:
- a CDS encoding Transaldolase — protein MSSSLEQLKAAGTVVVCDSGDFATIGKYKPQDATTNPSLILAASKKPEYAALIDTAVAYGKQKGKTLDEQVEATLDRLLVQFGKEILNIIPGKVSTEVDAKLSFDTQASVDKALEIIKLYADNGISKDRVLIKIASTYEGIKAAHILQSQHGINCNLTLMFSLVQAIAAAEAGAYLISPFVGRILDWFKAAHKRDYTPQEDPGVKSVQDIYNYYKKFGYNTIVMGASFRNVGEITELAGCDYLTISPNLLEDLYNSTEAVPQKLNPAGAASLEIKKREYLNNEADFRFDFNEEAMAVEKLREGISKFAADAVTLKELLAQKIQA, from the exons ATGTCTTCTTCTCTCGAACAGCTTAAGGCCGCTGGCACCGTCGTCGTTTGCGACTCTG GTGACTTCGCCA CTATTGGCAAGTACAAGCCCCAGGATGccaccaccaacccctcCCTGATTCTCGCGGCTTCCAAGAAGCCTGAGTATGCCGCTCTTATCGACACTGCCGTTGCCTACGGCAAGCAGAAGGGAAAGACCCTCGATGAGCAGGTTGAGGCCACTCTCGACCGTCTCCTCGTTCAGTTCGGAAAGGAGATTCTTAACATCATCCCCGGAAAGGTCTCCACTGAGGTTGACGCCAAGCTGTCCTTCGATACCCAGGCTTCCGTTGATAAGGCTCTCGAGATCATCAAG CTTTACGCCGACAATGGTATCTCCAAGGACCGTGTCCTGATCAAGATTGCCTCCACCTACGAGGGCATCAAGGCCGCTCATATCCTCCAGTCCCAGCACGGCATCAACTGCAACCTTACCCTCATGTTCTCTCTGGTTCAGGCCATTGCCGCCGCCGAGGCCGGTGCCTACCTCATCTCTCCCTTTGTTGGTCGCATTCTCGACTGGTTCAAGGCTGCCCACAAGCGCGACTACACCCCCCAGGAGGACCCCGGTGTCAAGTCCGTCCAGGACATCTACAACTACTACAAGAAGTTCGGCTACAACACAATTGTCATGGGTGCCTCTTTCCGCAACGTTGGCGAGATCACCGAGCTGGCTGGTTGTGACTACCTGACCATTTCCCCCAACCTCCTGGAGGACCTCTACAACTCTACCGAGGCCGTGCCCCAGAAGCTCAACCCCGCCGGTGCCGCCAGCCTTGAGATCAAGAAGCGCGAGTACCTTAACAACGAGGCTGATTTCCGTTTCGACTTCAACGAGGAGGCTATGGCTGTTGAGAAGCTCCGTGAAG